The Podospora pseudocomata strain CBS 415.72m chromosome 3, whole genome shotgun sequence genome window below encodes:
- a CDS encoding hypothetical protein (EggNog:ENOG503NWNS; COG:Q), with the protein MSDQAKRRLEATANHLSGSSSLAPIIKVAPESTTPRAAGKVVIITGANSLLGIGRASAHQFAQNGARAVYICDFDPSNLAAHKAELTTLYPSVDVHTRQFDAAHEPSVVEVINHAMNTYGRLDVFFANAGTIGPNALFTDVDPSGFMETMRVNSLSVFLAAKHAAPAMQKTSPGKKVPGGSIIATASVAGLRSNAGDTSYSASKAAVVSMAQTISYQLAGTGVRINALCPGLIETGMTAPVFEMARQRGTQKKIGQLNPLKRGGHADEIARVALFLGSDESSYVNGQAWAVDGGLSAGHPFVPGRLG; encoded by the exons ATGTCAGACCAAGCCAAACGCCGCCTCGAGGCCACGgccaaccacctctccgGCAGCTCCAGCCTcgcccccatcatcaaagtAGCCCCTgaatccaccaccccccgagCCGCCGGCAAGGTGGTCATCATCACTG GCGCcaactccctcctcggcatcggccgCGCCTCAGCCCACCAATTCGCCCAAAACGGCGCCCGCGCAGTCTACATCTGCGACTTtgacccctccaacctcgccgcccACAAAGCAGAGCTCACAACCCTCTACCCCTCAGTCGACGTCCACACCCGCCAATTCGACGCCGCCCACGAGCCCTCTGTGGTCGAAGTCATCAACCACGCCATGAACACCTACGGCAGGCTAGAcgtcttcttcgccaacgCCGGCACCATCGGCCCCAACGCCCTCTTCACCGACGTCGACCCATCCGGCTTCATGGAAACGATGCGCGTCAACTCTTTGTCTGTCTTTTTGGCAGCCAAGCACGCCGCCCCGGCGATGCAAAAGACCAGTCCAGGTAAAAAGGTTCCGGGGGGGAGTATTATTGCTACTGCGTcggtggcggggttgaggagTAATGCTGGTGATACGAGCTACTCGGCTTCaaaggcggcggtggtgtcaATGGCGCAGACGATTTCTTATCAGCtggcggggacgggggtGAGGATTAATGCGCTGTGTCCAGGGCTGATCGAGACGGGGATGACGGCGCCTGTGTTTGAGATGGCAAGGCAGAGGGGGACGCAGAAGAAGATTGGGCAGCTGAATCCCCTCAAGAGGGGGGGACACGCGGATGAGATTGCGAGGGTGGcgttgtttttggggagtGATGAGAGTAGTTATGTGAATGGGCAGGCGTGggcggtggatggggggttgagtgCTGGGCATCCTTTTGTGccggggaggttgggttga
- the SIW14 gene encoding tyrosine-protein phosphatase siw14 (COG:V; EggNog:ENOG503P23A): MGAGTAIKTTLGLFAMSEGGKVVMSKRSARPYIEEDEMEKQTLEYQANGDERRSTASTSTTYSSQSSLESSPSVHAADPERDVEQLQLSSQKHRTSTTGPRDAFHPPNDDLESGSISALELDRILPTEGRPSNFGVVVPGVYRSSFPQSEDYGFIEGLKLKTIVTLVQKEFPQGYDKFIERNGINHCVFDMKGTKKQAIPIATMRSILRLVLDRRNHPLLIHCNHGKHRTGCVVGVVRKLSGWELGNVLSEYKKYAEPKVRDCDVNYITGFEPADISNLFREVTLPFRTRNFLRATFFALIMTVIWLFSGTKLISAAPQRGKVLEE, encoded by the exons ATGGGTGCTGGCACTGCCATAAAAACGACTCTCGGTCTCTTCGCCATGTCTGAAGGAGGGAAAGTTGTCATGTCCAAGAGGAGTGCTCGGCCATACATCGAAGAAGACGAAATGGAGAAACAAACACTGGAATATCAGGCCAATGGGGACGAGAGAAGAAGCACGGCGTCGACATCTACCACCTACAGCAGTCAATCCAGCCTCGAGTCATCGCCATCAGTCCATGCCGCCGACCCGGAGAGAGATGTGGAACAGCTTCAACTCTCAAGTCAGAAACACcgcacatccaccaccggaCCCCGCGATGCCTTTCACCCGCCAAATGACGACCTCGAGTCTGGCTCAATATCAGCTCTTGAGCTGGACAGGATACTTCCAACCGAGGGCCGGCCCTCCAATTTTGGTGTCGTTGTTCCAGGCGTCTACAGAAGCAGTTTCCCACAGTCGGAGGACTATGGCTTTATCGAGGGCTTGAAGTTGAAGACAATTGT CACCCTTGTACAAAAAGAGTTCCCACAAGGCTATGACAAGTTCATTGAGAGGAATGGCATCAACCACTGCGTCTTTGACATGAAGGGCACCAAGAAGCAGGCCATCCCGATTGCCACCATGAGGTCAATTCTCCGGCTGGTTCTGGACCGCAGGAATCACCCATTGCTGATTCACTGCAATCACGGCAAG CATCGCACTGGGTGTGTCGTTGGTGTGGTGCGCAAACTCTCTGGCTGGGAGCTTGGCAACGTGCTTAGCGAGTACAAGAAGTACGCCGAGCCGAAGGTCCGAGACTGTGACGTAAATTACATCACCGGCTTTGAGCCGGCCGACATTTCGAACCTTTTTCGAGAGGTGACCTTGCCATTTCGAACCCGAAACTTCCTCCGAGCCACCTTCTTCGCCCTCATCATGACCGTCATCTGGCTATTTTCAGGCACCAAGCTAATATCAGCGGCGCCTCAGCGAGGCAAAGTGTT